From the genome of Palaemon carinicauda isolate YSFRI2023 chromosome 6, ASM3689809v2, whole genome shotgun sequence, one region includes:
- the LOC137642962 gene encoding anti-sigma-I factor RsgI2-like, whose amino-acid sequence MPLAQELVMAEQFILDAIYYKIWCRCDPCNLEELLKTLDNPASSKRPKSITPPSTSPAPYHITPRAPATNPVSTFSLAPVGPLSTSPAPQPLSTSQDPGWPPKLKLPSNGKVPSYAAVSSITDVHNTLRITARANLKDDLVITPKNQESVIPIQRSRALEEDQSSEVPPPTTTLAAALMQAPSSAAAGALAQLPKEQRVPRRKSVYHPTTIPVPAIIPDPVTLIVPTPSPSLIPPPSPPSENLSLQSHP is encoded by the exons ATGCCCCTTGCCCAAGAGCTCGTCATGGCTGAGCAGTTCATCTTAGATGCAATTTATTACAAGATATGGTGCCGATGTGACCCTT GCAATTTGGAGGAGCTTTTGAAGACCCTGGATAACCCTGCCTCTTCCAAACGGCCTAAATCTATTACCCCTCCCTCCACCTCTCCTGCTCCTTACCATATAACTCCCAGAGCACCTGCCACCAATCCTGTTTCTACCTTCTCGCTTGCCCCAGTTGGCCCTCTG TCCACCTCACCAGCACCACAGCCGCTGTCCACCTCACAAGATCCAGGATGGCCTCCCAAGTTGAAGCTGCCATCCAATGGCAAAGTGCCATCGTATGCAGCAGTTTCTTCTATCACAGATGTACACAATACTTTACGGATCACAGCCAGAGCCAACCTCAAAGACGACCTTGTCATCACCCCAAAGAACCAGGAAAGCGTCATCCCTATTCAAAGG TCCAGAGCGCTTGAAGAGGATCAAAGCAGTGAAGTCCCTCCACCAACAACCACACTAGCAGCAGCTCTGATGCAGGCACCATCTTCTGCAGCAGCAGGAGCATTGGCACAGCTACCCAAGGAGCAGAGAGTCCCACGTCGCAAGTCAGTCTATCACCCAACCACCATACCTGTTCCAGCCATCATCCCTGACCCAGTTACCCTTATCGTACCTACACCTTCCCCTTCCCTTATACCTCCTCCCTCCCCACCCTCTGAAAACCTCTCCCTTCAAAGCCATCCTTGA